The proteins below are encoded in one region of Thermococcus peptonophilus:
- a CDS encoding energy-coupling factor ABC transporter ATP-binding protein — MRVYELRNVSYRYPTGEWALKGINMEVKRGETLAIVGPNGAGKTTLLKIMDALIMPTEGEVLFEGKPIREKTMTDREFRRKVGFLFQSPDVMLFSATVLDDVAFGPIHLWGRREGIERAVGALKLLGIEHLSGRHPYSLSGGEKKKASIAAVLSMDPEVLLLDEPTRDLDLKNRNFVIDMIRGWKAEGKTVVVVTHDLRLIRLADRVYVLDKSLLFEGTPKELFSRPELIERANLDVPEIVRLFHLLEIDEIPMSVEEAADIIKRWKRFNP; from the coding sequence ATGAGGGTTTACGAGCTTAGAAATGTCTCATACCGCTATCCTACCGGCGAATGGGCATTAAAGGGAATAAACATGGAAGTCAAAAGGGGGGAGACGCTGGCTATCGTAGGCCCCAACGGGGCCGGAAAGACAACGCTCCTGAAGATAATGGACGCGCTTATCATGCCAACCGAAGGGGAAGTTCTTTTCGAGGGCAAACCGATAAGGGAGAAGACAATGACTGACAGGGAATTCCGGAGGAAAGTCGGCTTTCTCTTCCAGAGCCCAGATGTTATGCTCTTCAGTGCAACCGTCCTGGACGATGTTGCATTTGGGCCTATTCACCTCTGGGGCAGAAGAGAAGGAATAGAGAGGGCAGTTGGGGCACTGAAACTGCTCGGCATAGAGCACCTTTCCGGCAGGCACCCCTACAGCCTGAGCGGAGGGGAGAAAAAGAAGGCCTCAATAGCGGCGGTTCTGAGCATGGATCCAGAGGTTCTCCTTCTCGATGAGCCGACGCGCGACCTTGACCTAAAGAACAGGAACTTTGTCATCGACATGATACGAGGGTGGAAGGCTGAGGGAAAAACAGTAGTCGTCGTTACTCATGATCTGAGGCTTATAAGACTAGCGGACAGAGTATACGTGCTCGATAAGTCCCTCCTCTTCGAAGGGACACCGAAAGAACTGTTTTCAAGGCCTGAACTGATAGAGCGGGCCAACCTCGACGTGCCCGAGATAGTAAGGCTCTTTCATCTCTTGGAAATAGATGAAATCCCGATGAGCGTGGAAGAGGCCGCTGATATAATAAAAAGGTGGAAGAGATTTAACCCTTAA